The genomic stretch CCCAGAGCGAGGGAGCCCCTTTCTCAGttactgccttgctcaagagccTCTTCACTTTAGGCAAGTGCTCTGGGAGTTCATCAAACAACGCTTTCCTGTGTCTCTTCCTTTGACTTAGCTGGCGACTTGGCCTTGGGGTAAGGGGCGATTTATTCAGACCATCTATGCCCACTTGCTGCCTGACCCTACCTTGCATGTTGGATTGGGGGGACAGAATATTTGAGAGCTTGGAGGCTGTGACAGGTTTGTGGGAGGTATTTTGTATGGGTACCAGTTTTTGCCCTCCAGTAGAGACATTATTTGATGACATCAGAAAACAGGGCATCTGTGTGGAATTTGTGGCCAGATAAATGGGCTTGTTGGCAGAGGAGTGTGCAGCACCAGCAAGAAATGTGCTACCACTGGCAGTTCTGACGATCTTATAAACAACTTTATTTCCTCGGTTTTCATTAGGTTGACCTTTCTGGTTCACAGACTTCCCATCAAGACTATTCAGAAGCATCCCTGACTTAGCTGGAGAGATATATCTAACCAAGAAGGCTTGTCGCCCAGTGTGCAATGCAGTTAATTTGTTCACCGAGTTCGCAGACATTGCCAAAACTGGACGGGACAAGAGTGGAGATTGAGACATTGAGCTTGCTAATTTGCTACCTGCATTGTGGGGGGGCTGGGTTACAGGGACTGGTCTCTGTACTAAGTAACAAGTCTGCAGTGATTGTATGGTATTTTCTCCAGGAGAACTATGTGCTGCGTCTGACAACAGCATATTTCCCTTAAAAGCTGTGCTGTTGACTAGGTAGTGGCTTGCACTAGTACTGGCTCCAGGCTGAATAGCAGATAACGGCATTGCACCTTTTTCACTAGCACCTAAAGTATGTCCTAGAATGCTGAACCTTCCACCATTGAGGGTGAGTGCCAACCCTGTGGTGTGATTCTGCATTTCAATTCCTGGCTTAACATAGGACACATTGATCTGAGGAGCAGAGCATTTGGTTATCAGCTTGAACCCTGTGTTGCCTTGGAGCTGCACAGGTACAGCAAACTGGTTCTCTGCAGTCTGTAAGAACATCTGTTGCTTTCCCTCTGCAGTTTTAAGGATCCTTAGCATAGTCTTAGGTGGCTTAACAGAATCATGGCTAGCAGCTGAGCAGCCTATTCTATCTTTCTCAAGCTGGTGGTTAATGATAGCATCTGAATGCTCCTCCAGTATGCGACCCAAGACGGCCAAACTATTTATGCTCCCTGTTGCCCTTTCTGACACAGGAACACTCTCCTCCTCCATTTTTACTGTAGTTTGGACTTGGTGTTTAGACCCAGAGTGTCCATGATTATCTATCTCAGCTGCCACTGGGGTGGCCAGATCTACAGTAGCTATGCACTCATCAACCTCAATGTCACCATCTGACACTCTCTCCATTGCAGTCCCAGTCTCTTCTGCAGACTCCACTTCCCCATTCCCCTCATCTGGAGGTTGTGGAGATGCAGCCAATGTCAAGCTCCATTCAGGCGACTCTTTCATCCAAACACTTTCATCCTCTGTCGAAAGCTCTGATGGATGTTCACAAGGTTGTGTTGAGTTGGAGGAAATGCTTGATGTTTCCTTTGAGTAATTATGAAAACTGAACACCTCTTGGTTGGGAGAATTAAGATTTTCAGCATTAGCATCAGTCTCTTTGGAGTTGTCTGATTCAGCTGGGTGTGACTCCAGTTGGGGCATCAGATCTGATATTAAAGTTTCAGTTTTAGTCTTAGTCGCTACACAGGAATTAAACTTATTGGCAGTAAAATCAGTAGGAACCATCTCCTTGATAATTGAATGATTATTTTCAACAGTATCATCAGAAGGTAGGATGTCACCAGTCATGGGTCCTGGGGCAGTCTTCTTAGGTTTGTCATTGGAGGGTAACGTCTCTCCATTGGGCACAGGGCAATTTTCAGTGATGGGGTCACTGATCTTATCAGCTGTAGCTGTATTCAGGTCACCAACTCTAAGCATGCTGATAGTTTCTTCAGAGACTGGTTTGGGAAGCATGGTCTCATAAGCGGATTCAGAGGGCATGGTCTTATCTGTGAGCATTTTGGCTGGAACGACCTCCACAGCAGTCACATTAGGGCTTGAATAAGCAGACATTTTGTCTCCCAACTCAGAATCATTCGACTGATTAGCAATTGATGATGTATTGTTATTCAGTTTACCGTTCTGAATCGTGGAGTGATCTGACTCTTTGGTCATTGGAGAAACTGCCAAGGAAGGAATCTGTTCATCCTTAAACTTATGTTGTTCACCATTCCTCTGCTGCTCTGTGTGTTTTGCTTTCTGTGCTATTTTCTGTGGTAGTTTCTCCAGTATGGGCAACATCTCCTCAATGCTAATGTCCTCTTCCTCTGGTTTCACTTGAACTGAAATTGCAGCATCTCGATCAGTCCCTGAGGGGCTTAGAACTGTCATGTAAGGGAAGCTAGTACTTGAATTTTCCCAATTGTCAGCCGAATCTGAGCATTGATTTCCATCGGAGGTAGCGTCTATAATTGGGCAGCCTCTCTCTTGCGCTCTACATAACATTCTATTTTCTGCAGAGGACTCAGGCTTTGCTGTTGGTATAACTTTGAGAACTAAATGCTTTTTGCCGTCAACCATTTTGAACCCCATTACTTTTGTTGTACAGTTAGGTGGAATAGAGATTTTATTTTTGACCATGAGAACAGTTAGTCCATTGGAGTTCGGGTTTAGGGTGTCAGCCCCATAACTGTCATCACTTTCCGGAGACTTAGGTGGTGGTATCGATGATACGGCCTGGGAGTCAAATTGTTGCTCATTTTTAAGAGTCCCTTTGACCCGCTTCTTACAGTCCTGTTTCACACCCACAGCCCTTTCAAGGAACTGTTGGGTTTCCTCCAATGTTTTCTCTGGGTTCAACAACCTTCCATTTTGGTCAAGTAAACCTACTCCAGGAAGAGAATTCAGTTTGGACATCCACTGGGATTCCTTAGATTGACCACCTGCAGCTGGGCTTTTCTTCAGCAGGAGTTTTAATCCTGAAGAGGAGTTTACCAGGGTATTGTTGCGGTCCTCCGTTGCTCTCCATTTATTTTTCTTGCCTGCTTCCTCACCATGGACAGTTACCATGTGCTTTGTGAGGTATTCTCTCCGTGCTGCCCCATATCCACAGACCTGACACGTGAAGGGGAAGGTACCCGAGTGGAGTTTTAGGTGCCTCTGGTGCTCACCTCGGCTAGAGCTCACATGTTGACACTTCACACATTTGAGCCGGCTCTCATTGTGATGATGGATGTGCTGAACAAATGTCCCTGCGTCAACTGTTGAAAACTCACATTTTTCACAGTGAAAGTGGCCATTTTGGCTGTGAGACATGATATAGTGTCTagtgagcaggaggagagagtaCTGTACATCATCATTACAGATCTCGCATGTGACTAAAGTGTTCCTGTGCCCGATCCGATGGCGCTGAAGTGCAGGGAACTCATTTGTAACAAAGCCACACAAGTCACACGGATACGTCGGCAGGGTCCCCTTGTGGGCCCCCTGAAAATGTTTGAGGAGATCATTGGGGCTGTAGGTAGCGTCACCCTTACACTCTGAACACCCAAAGCTAAGTATTTTTCCAGAGAAGACTGCACCTTGCTGTATTTTACATGGTGACTTAGATGCTTTTCTGGCTGTCTTGCGACTACCTGACTCCTCAACAGATGTTTCATCAGGGTCACATTGGTCACTATATGGCAAC from Oncorhynchus keta strain PuntledgeMale-10-30-2019 chromosome 24, Oket_V2, whole genome shotgun sequence encodes the following:
- the LOC118357572 gene encoding zinc finger protein 518A-like, with the translated sequence MEEDLKTLDDPAESHDDMEAEEEKELAKDHTGQKFDQFPGLPYSDQCDPDETSVEESGSRKTARKASKSPCKIQQGAVFSGKILSFGCSECKGDATYSPNDLLKHFQGAHKGTLPTYPCDLCGFVTNEFPALQRHRIGHRNTLVTCEICNDDVQYSLLLLTRHYIMSHSQNGHFHCEKCEFSTVDAGTFVQHIHHHNESRLKCVKCQHVSSSRGEHQRHLKLHSGTFPFTCQVCGYGAARREYLTKHMVTVHGEEAGKKNKWRATEDRNNTLVNSSSGLKLLLKKSPAAGGQSKESQWMSKLNSLPGVGLLDQNGRLLNPEKTLEETQQFLERAVGVKQDCKKRVKGTLKNEQQFDSQAVSSIPPPKSPESDDSYGADTLNPNSNGLTVLMVKNKISIPPNCTTKVMGFKMVDGKKHLVLKVIPTAKPESSAENRMLCRAQERGCPIIDATSDGNQCSDSADNWENSSTSFPYMTVLSPSGTDRDAAISVQVKPEEEDISIEEMLPILEKLPQKIAQKAKHTEQQRNGEQHKFKDEQIPSLAVSPMTKESDHSTIQNGKLNNNTSSIANQSNDSELGDKMSAYSSPNVTAVEVVPAKMLTDKTMPSESAYETMLPKPVSEETISMLRVGDLNTATADKISDPITENCPVPNGETLPSNDKPKKTAPGPMTGDILPSDDTVENNHSIIKEMVPTDFTANKFNSCVATKTKTETLISDLMPQLESHPAESDNSKETDANAENLNSPNQEVFSFHNYSKETSSISSNSTQPCEHPSELSTEDESVWMKESPEWSLTLAASPQPPDEGNGEVESAEETGTAMERVSDGDIEVDECIATVDLATPVAAEIDNHGHSGSKHQVQTTVKMEEESVPVSERATGSINSLAVLGRILEEHSDAIINHQLEKDRIGCSAASHDSVKPPKTMLRILKTAEGKQQMFLQTAENQFAVPVQLQGNTGFKLITKCSAPQINVSYVKPGIEMQNHTTGLALTLNGGRFSILGHTLGASEKGAMPLSAIQPGASTSASHYLVNSTAFKGNMLLSDAAHSSPGENTIQSLQTCYLVQRPVPVTQPPHNAGSKLASSMSQSPLLSRPVLAMSANSVNKLTALHTGRQAFLVRYISPAKSGMLLNSLDGKSVNQKGQPNENRGNKVVYKIVRTASGSTFLAGAAHSSANKPIYLATNSTQMPCFLMSSNNVSTGGQKLVPIQNTSHKPVTASKLSNILSPQSNMQGRVRQQVGIDGLNKSPLTPRPSRQLSQRKRHRKALFDELPEHLPKVKRLLSKAVTEKGAPSLWVPVPKDAERTLRLYPFSSLQEIKCPRRNQPVVVLNHPDADIPEVASIMRSANKYKGAVSKVALSQKTVQALSELCPTGLLGKSSKVKCPSSQSCGSRLRHSESRVRERFLLKLKFKKTSRKKYEVVKSLSRCAERSSMFACWFCGRLFNNQEEWIGHGQRHLMEATRDWNKPF